A single region of the Halorubrum depositum genome encodes:
- a CDS encoding O-acetylhomoserine aminocarboxypropyltransferase/cysteine synthase family protein produces the protein MPSDEDQPDREFRTRSVHAGSDPDPATGARATPIYQTTSYEFEDADHAARLFALEEAGNVYSRIMNPTNAALEERIASLENGVGAVATASGMAAFDLATFMLASAGDNVVSSSALYGGTYTYLTHSVERRGVSTRFVDPLDYEGYADAIDEDTAYVHLETIGNPALVTPDIERIADIAHDRGVPLFVDNTFATPYLCRPLDHGADLVWESTTKWLTGNGTTVGGVLVDGGSFPWGEYPEKFPEIAQDNPAYHGINYVDAFGDAAFTFAAVTRGLRDLGNQQSPFDAWNTLQQTESLPLRMERHCENAGIVAEYLDEHADVAWVNYPGLESHETHEEASEYLEGGYGGMITFGLEGGYEAAKGTVENADLASLLANVGDAKTLVIHPASTTHQQLTEEEQEAAGVTGDMVRLSVGIEDPADIVADLEAAIESATA, from the coding sequence ATGCCATCCGACGAGGACCAGCCCGACCGCGAGTTCCGCACCCGAAGCGTCCACGCCGGCTCCGATCCGGACCCGGCGACCGGCGCCCGGGCCACGCCCATCTATCAGACGACCTCCTACGAGTTCGAGGACGCCGACCACGCCGCTCGGCTGTTCGCCTTGGAGGAGGCCGGAAACGTCTACTCGCGGATCATGAACCCGACGAACGCCGCCCTCGAAGAGCGGATCGCCTCCCTCGAGAACGGGGTCGGCGCGGTCGCCACCGCCTCGGGGATGGCGGCGTTCGACCTGGCGACGTTCATGCTCGCGTCCGCGGGCGACAACGTCGTCTCCTCGTCGGCGCTGTACGGCGGCACCTACACCTACCTCACTCACTCCGTCGAGCGCCGGGGAGTCTCGACGCGGTTCGTCGACCCGCTCGACTACGAGGGGTACGCCGACGCAATCGACGAGGACACCGCCTACGTCCACCTCGAGACCATCGGGAACCCGGCCTTGGTCACGCCGGACATCGAGCGGATCGCCGACATCGCGCACGACCGCGGCGTCCCGCTGTTCGTCGACAACACGTTCGCGACGCCGTACCTCTGCCGTCCGCTCGACCACGGCGCCGACCTCGTCTGGGAGTCGACGACGAAGTGGCTCACCGGTAACGGGACCACCGTCGGCGGCGTCCTCGTCGACGGCGGCTCCTTCCCGTGGGGAGAGTACCCCGAGAAGTTCCCGGAGATCGCGCAGGATAACCCGGCGTACCACGGGATCAACTACGTCGACGCCTTCGGCGACGCGGCGTTCACCTTCGCGGCGGTCACCCGCGGACTCCGTGACCTGGGGAACCAGCAGTCGCCGTTCGACGCGTGGAACACGCTCCAGCAGACGGAGTCGCTCCCGCTCCGGATGGAGCGCCACTGCGAGAACGCCGGCATCGTCGCGGAGTACCTCGACGAGCACGCGGACGTCGCGTGGGTGAACTACCCGGGCCTGGAGAGCCACGAGACCCACGAGGAGGCAAGCGAGTACCTGGAGGGCGGCTACGGCGGCATGATCACATTCGGGCTGGAGGGCGGCTACGAGGCCGCGAAGGGGACCGTCGAGAACGCCGACCTGGCGTCACTGCTCGCGAACGTCGGCGACGCGAAGACGCTCGTCATCCACCCGGCGTCGACGACCCACCAGCAGCTGACCGAGGAGGAACAGGAGGCCGCCGGCGTCACCGGCGACATGGTGCGGCTCTCCGTCGGCATCGAGGACCCCGCGGACATCGTCGCGGACCTCGAGGCGGCGATCGAGAGCGCGACGGCGTAA
- a CDS encoding DUF7563 family protein: protein MPRCDHCGSHVSDRFARVFADEHGDLNACPDCSANAGIAEVSRERARTGD from the coding sequence ATGCCACGCTGTGACCACTGCGGGTCGCACGTCTCGGACCGCTTCGCACGCGTCTTCGCGGACGAGCACGGCGACCTGAACGCCTGTCCGGACTGTTCCGCGAACGCCGGGATCGCCGAGGTCTCCCGGGAGCGCGCCCGTACCGGGGACTGA
- the hisG gene encoding ATP phosphoribosyltransferase, with amino-acid sequence MRIAVPNKGRLHDPTLSLLERAGLHVEETADRQLYADTVDPDVTVLFARAADIPEYVRDGAADLGITGLDQAAESGGVADDAASAADGDLVDLLDLGYGSCKLVLAAPEDGDVSTVEDLAGGTIATEFPGVTRDYLDRVGVDADVVTVTGATELTPHVDMADAIVDITSTGTTLKVNRLAVIDDVLASSVRLFARPDVVDDAKVAQVRTAFESVLAADGRRYLMMNAPKERLDDVKDVIPGLGGPTVMDVEADENGNGMVAVHAVVEERDVFATISELKAVGASGILVTEIERLVE; translated from the coding sequence ATGCGCATCGCCGTCCCCAACAAGGGCCGCCTGCACGACCCGACGCTCTCGCTTCTGGAGCGCGCGGGACTCCACGTCGAGGAGACCGCCGACCGTCAGCTGTACGCCGACACCGTCGACCCCGACGTGACGGTGCTGTTCGCGCGCGCGGCCGACATCCCCGAGTACGTCCGGGACGGCGCGGCCGACCTCGGGATCACGGGCCTCGATCAGGCGGCGGAGTCCGGCGGCGTGGCGGACGACGCCGCGTCCGCGGCCGACGGCGACCTCGTCGACCTGCTCGATCTGGGATACGGCTCCTGTAAGCTCGTCCTCGCGGCGCCGGAGGACGGCGACGTCTCGACCGTGGAGGACCTCGCGGGCGGGACGATCGCCACCGAGTTCCCGGGCGTCACCCGCGACTACCTCGACCGCGTGGGGGTCGACGCCGACGTGGTCACCGTGACGGGCGCGACCGAGCTGACGCCCCACGTCGACATGGCCGACGCCATCGTCGACATCACCTCGACGGGGACGACGCTGAAGGTGAATCGCTTGGCCGTGATCGACGACGTGCTCGCCTCCTCGGTGCGGCTGTTCGCCCGCCCCGACGTGGTCGACGACGCGAAGGTCGCGCAGGTGCGCACCGCCTTCGAGTCCGTGCTCGCGGCCGACGGCCGGCGCTACCTGATGATGAACGCGCCGAAAGAGCGGCTCGACGACGTGAAAGACGTGATCCCCGGGCTCGGCGGCCCGACGGTGATGGACGTCGAGGCCGACGAGAACGGGAACGGGATGGTGGCGGTCCACGCCGTCGTCGAGGAGCGCGACGTGTTCGCGACGATCTCGGAGCTGAAGGCGGTCGGCGCGAGCGGCATCCTCGTCACCGAGATCGAGCGGCTGGTGGAGTAG
- a CDS encoding ribonucleotide-diphosphate reductase subunit beta, whose product MSESENANTNASTAADIETDIFSERKQLKPYEYSEFLDYVEAIRNSYWVHTEFNFDGDVQDFKVNTTPAEQTVIKRTMLAIAQIEVQVKTFWSDIYEEMPKAEVGNVGMTFAESEVRHMDAYSHLLDVLGITDDFEQVTEEPAIKERIEYLDEYLEKSESGDEREYVMSILLFSTFVEHVSLFSQFLIMTSFDKHEKKFKGIANAVEATSKEEQIHGLFGIELVETIREENPDLFDDDFEEDVQEACQQAYEAELEILNWIFDDGELEFLPRAHVDAFLRDRFNQSLENVGVEPIFETDDDLLEETRWFDEDIMMTKDNDFFSKRSTTYNKHTQSVTAEDMF is encoded by the coding sequence ATGAGTGAAAGCGAAAACGCAAACACGAACGCGAGTACAGCCGCAGATATAGAGACGGACATCTTCTCGGAGAGAAAACAGCTGAAGCCCTACGAGTACAGCGAGTTTCTCGACTACGTCGAGGCGATCCGGAACAGCTACTGGGTACACACGGAGTTTAATTTCGACGGAGATGTCCAAGACTTCAAGGTCAACACGACTCCTGCTGAACAGACCGTTATCAAGCGGACGATGTTGGCTATCGCGCAGATCGAGGTGCAGGTGAAGACGTTCTGGTCGGATATCTACGAGGAGATGCCCAAAGCCGAGGTCGGGAATGTGGGTATGACCTTTGCGGAAAGCGAGGTGCGCCATATGGACGCCTACAGTCACTTACTCGACGTCTTAGGAATCACGGACGATTTCGAGCAGGTAACTGAGGAGCCAGCGATCAAAGAGCGGATCGAGTATCTCGATGAGTATCTGGAGAAGAGCGAGAGTGGTGATGAACGAGAGTACGTGATGAGCATCCTGCTGTTCAGTACGTTCGTCGAACACGTATCGCTATTCAGCCAGTTCCTCATAATGACGAGCTTCGACAAGCACGAAAAGAAGTTCAAGGGGATAGCGAACGCTGTCGAAGCAACCAGCAAAGAGGAGCAGATTCACGGTCTGTTCGGGATTGAGCTGGTGGAGACGATCAGAGAGGAGAACCCGGACCTCTTCGATGACGACTTCGAGGAGGACGTCCAAGAGGCCTGTCAGCAGGCCTACGAGGCAGAGCTGGAGATTCTGAATTGGATATTCGATGACGGCGAGCTCGAGTTCCTTCCCAGGGCGCACGTCGACGCGTTTCTGCGAGACCGGTTCAATCAGAGTCTGGAAAACGTCGGCGTGGAACCGATATTCGAGACGGACGACGACCTGCTTGAAGAGACGCGCTGGTTCGACGAGGACATTATGATGACCAAGGATAACGACTTCTTCAGCAAGCGGTCGACCACGTACAACAAACACACGCAGAGCGTTACCGCCGAGGACATGTTCTAA
- a CDS encoding ABC transporter permease codes for MTLAAIAEKDFQDAVRSRGMIALVALFSLLVAVFAFVIRPTGQGEQFATELLLRFFVRPFLVTTLVPLVAVVIGYNAVSGERESGSLKLLLSLPHSRADVVFGKVVGRGAALSVAVFVGFLLPAAVLAVLAQTGGIAAFNAGSYFGFTVFAAVLGVVFVAIAVGCSAAASTQRRALIGGVSIYVLFVLLWGAVTGQFLGAAGGIVDPLPVSTEQVRTFLRVSNPTTGVEILSNAFLAEQLFSGETVNRQISAASMLVFWTVAPPLVGLWKFDADDL; via the coding sequence ATGACCCTCGCCGCCATCGCGGAGAAGGACTTCCAGGACGCGGTGCGCTCGCGGGGGATGATCGCCCTCGTGGCGCTGTTCTCGCTGCTCGTCGCCGTCTTCGCGTTCGTCATCAGGCCGACGGGACAGGGCGAGCAGTTCGCGACGGAGCTGCTCCTCCGCTTCTTCGTCAGGCCGTTCCTCGTGACGACGCTCGTCCCCCTCGTCGCGGTCGTGATCGGCTACAACGCCGTGAGCGGCGAGCGCGAGTCCGGCTCCCTGAAGCTGCTCCTCTCGCTGCCGCACTCGCGCGCCGACGTCGTCTTCGGGAAGGTCGTCGGCCGGGGCGCCGCGCTGTCGGTCGCGGTGTTCGTCGGGTTCCTGCTGCCCGCCGCGGTGCTGGCCGTGCTCGCGCAGACCGGAGGGATCGCGGCGTTCAACGCCGGCTCGTACTTCGGGTTCACCGTCTTCGCCGCGGTGCTCGGCGTCGTCTTCGTCGCGATCGCGGTCGGCTGCTCGGCCGCCGCGTCCACGCAGCGGCGCGCGCTGATCGGCGGCGTCTCGATCTACGTCCTGTTCGTGCTGCTGTGGGGCGCCGTCACCGGGCAGTTCCTCGGCGCCGCGGGCGGGATCGTCGACCCGCTGCCGGTGTCGACGGAGCAGGTCAGGACGTTCCTCCGGGTGTCGAACCCGACGACCGGCGTCGAGATCCTGTCGAACGCGTTCCTCGCGGAGCAGCTGTTCTCGGGCGAGACCGTCAACAGACAGATCTCGGCGGCGTCGATGCTCGTGTTCTGGACGGTCGCGCCGCCGCTGGTCGGGCTCTGGAAGTTCGACGCGGACGACCTGTAG
- a CDS encoding ribonucleoside-diphosphate reductase subunit alpha: protein MAQTELDRVVEQHNEPFYWLNEDSREFLREGYLLEGVEAEERVRQIAERAEEILGEEGFADKFYEYMSRGFYSLASPVWSNFGLDRGLPISCFGSYMADNIESILYTQAEVGEMTKQGGGTSGYFGELRPRGSSITNNGKSNGSYSFTELFDTIINVISQGETRRGQFAGYIDVEHDDLEEWLNIKTEGDPVQDIYYGVIIGDDWFQAMIDGDEEKRETWADIIETRINIGVPYIIFRGNMNEGKPQVYKDKGYQINASNLCTEIALPATADESFVCCLSSMNALHYDEWKNTDAVETLTRFLDAVMEEFIQRTEGVQFMERAVRFAKRHRAIGIGVLGWHSYLQSNMIPFDSMEAMEKNGEIFRTIKERSYEASEALADEFGEPEVLEGYGRRNTTTMSVAPTKSSSVILGQVSPSIEPLKSNYFVRDGAKLKSTQKNRFLQAILAERGEDTREVWDSIANKDGSVQHLECLTDEEKEVFKTFAEIPQMAIINQAAQRQKHIDQAQSVNISIDPSEVSVKEINQLYIEAWKKGVKSLYYQHSVNAAQKFSRDILECRACES from the coding sequence ATGGCACAAACAGAACTCGACAGAGTTGTCGAACAGCATAACGAACCGTTCTACTGGCTGAACGAGGACAGTAGGGAGTTTCTCAGAGAGGGATACCTGCTTGAGGGCGTCGAAGCGGAAGAGAGAGTCAGACAGATAGCGGAGCGCGCCGAAGAGATTCTAGGCGAGGAGGGATTCGCGGACAAGTTCTACGAGTACATGAGCCGCGGCTTCTATAGTCTCGCCAGCCCGGTGTGGTCCAACTTCGGACTGGACAGAGGCCTTCCTATCAGTTGCTTCGGCAGCTACATGGCGGATAACATAGAGAGTATTCTCTACACCCAAGCCGAGGTGGGTGAGATGACCAAGCAGGGCGGGGGAACGAGCGGGTACTTCGGTGAGCTGCGGCCGCGAGGCAGTTCGATAACGAACAACGGCAAGAGCAACGGGAGTTACAGTTTCACAGAGCTGTTCGATACGATAATCAACGTCATCAGCCAGGGCGAAACCCGACGAGGGCAGTTCGCCGGCTACATAGATGTCGAACACGACGACTTGGAAGAATGGCTTAACATCAAAACCGAAGGTGACCCGGTACAGGACATCTACTACGGCGTCATCATCGGTGACGACTGGTTTCAGGCGATGATCGACGGCGACGAAGAGAAGCGAGAGACTTGGGCGGATATCATCGAGACCCGGATCAATATCGGCGTTCCGTATATCATCTTCCGGGGGAACATGAACGAGGGGAAGCCACAGGTCTACAAGGACAAAGGTTACCAGATTAACGCGTCCAACCTGTGTACCGAGATAGCGCTGCCGGCCACGGCGGACGAGAGCTTCGTCTGCTGTCTCTCAAGTATGAACGCTCTCCACTACGACGAATGGAAAAACACCGATGCGGTGGAGACTCTGACGCGATTTCTGGACGCGGTGATGGAGGAGTTCATCCAGCGCACGGAGGGAGTACAGTTCATGGAGCGGGCCGTGCGGTTCGCGAAGAGGCACAGAGCGATAGGGATCGGCGTCCTCGGGTGGCACAGCTACCTCCAGAGCAACATGATCCCCTTCGACAGCATGGAGGCGATGGAGAAGAACGGGGAGATATTCCGGACGATCAAAGAGCGGAGCTACGAGGCGAGTGAAGCGCTTGCGGATGAGTTCGGGGAGCCGGAGGTTCTCGAGGGCTACGGCAGGCGGAACACGACGACGATGAGCGTGGCTCCGACGAAATCGAGCAGCGTCATCCTGGGTCAGGTCAGTCCGAGCATCGAGCCGCTGAAATCGAACTACTTCGTGCGAGACGGTGCGAAGCTAAAGTCGACGCAAAAAAACAGATTCCTTCAGGCGATACTGGCGGAGCGGGGGGAAGACACGCGCGAAGTCTGGGACAGCATCGCAAACAAAGACGGGAGCGTTCAACATCTCGAGTGTCTGACGGACGAAGAGAAAGAGGTGTTCAAGACCTTCGCCGAGATACCGCAGATGGCGATCATCAATCAGGCAGCACAGAGACAGAAACACATAGACCAAGCACAGAGCGTGAACATCTCGATCGATCCGAGTGAAGTGAGCGTCAAGGAGATCAATCAGCTCTACATAGAAGCTTGGAAGAAAGGAGTCAAGAGCCTCTACTATCAGCACAGCGTGAATGCCGCACAAAAATTCAGTCGAGATATTCTCGAGTGTAGAGCCTGTGAAAGCTGA
- a CDS encoding GIY-YIG nuclease family protein has product MSTPSQDAPHCVYVIECADGTLYTGYTTDVERRVAEHDAGEGAKYTRGRTPVTLRHVESFDSKSAAMSREHAIKSLTRAEKEALIEADGD; this is encoded by the coding sequence GTGTCGACGCCGAGTCAGGACGCGCCGCACTGCGTCTACGTGATCGAGTGCGCGGACGGGACGCTGTACACCGGCTACACCACCGACGTGGAGCGGCGCGTCGCCGAGCACGACGCCGGCGAGGGCGCGAAGTACACCCGCGGGCGGACGCCCGTGACGCTGCGACACGTCGAGTCGTTCGACTCGAAGTCCGCGGCGATGTCGCGCGAGCACGCGATCAAGTCGCTCACGCGGGCGGAGAAGGAGGCGCTGATCGAAGCCGACGGCGACTGA
- the uvrB gene encoding excinuclease ABC subunit UvrB: MSDADSPLSEDRPTVDRPLRVDAPFEPAGDQPEAIEQLVEGYESGADKQTLLGVTGSGKTNTVSWVAEELDQPTLVLAHNKTLAAQLYEEFRELFPDNAVEYFVSYYDYYQPEAYVEQTDTFIDKEMSINEEIDRLRHSATRSLLTRDDVIVVASVSAIYGLGDPQNYRDMALRLEVGEQVGREELLARLVDLNYERNDVDFTQGTFRVRGDTVEIYPMYGRYAVRVELWGDEIDRMIKVDPMKGEVVSEEPAVMLHPAEHYSIPDDKLEQAIAEIEDLMEKRVSYFERQGDLVAAQRIEERTTFDVEMLREAGYCSGIENYSVHMDDRESGDAPYTLLDYFPDDFLTVIDESHQTIPQIKGQYEGDKSRKDSLVENGFRLPTAYDNRPLTFEEFEGKTDRTLYVSATPGDYERETSDRIVEQIVRPTHLVDPKVEVTEATGQVEDLLGRVDERIERDERVLVTTLTKRMAEDLTEYFEEAGIDVAYMHDETDTLERHEIIRDLRLGNIDVLVGINLLREGLDIPEVSLVAILDADQEGFLRSTTTLVQTMGRAARNVNGEVVLYADRMTDSMEAAIEETQRRREIQLEYNAEHGYEATTIDKPVGETNLPGSKTDTSGVSVGDVESEDEAEAQIEALEERMDEAASNLEFELAADIRDRIAELRRAFELDADDGGVPAPMIDE, translated from the coding sequence GTGAGTGACGCCGACTCCCCCCTCTCGGAGGACCGCCCGACCGTCGACCGCCCCCTCCGCGTCGACGCCCCGTTCGAGCCCGCGGGCGACCAGCCCGAGGCGATCGAGCAGTTGGTCGAGGGGTACGAGTCGGGCGCCGACAAGCAGACCCTCCTCGGCGTGACGGGGTCCGGGAAGACGAACACGGTCTCGTGGGTCGCCGAGGAGCTCGACCAGCCGACCCTCGTCTTGGCCCACAACAAGACGCTCGCGGCCCAGCTGTACGAGGAGTTCCGCGAGCTGTTCCCGGACAACGCGGTCGAGTACTTCGTCTCCTACTACGACTACTACCAGCCGGAGGCGTACGTCGAGCAGACGGACACGTTCATCGACAAGGAGATGTCGATAAACGAGGAGATCGACCGCCTCCGCCACTCGGCGACGCGCTCGCTGCTCACCCGCGACGACGTGATCGTGGTCGCCTCGGTCTCGGCCATCTACGGCCTCGGTGATCCGCAGAACTACCGCGACATGGCGCTCCGCTTGGAGGTCGGCGAGCAGGTCGGCCGCGAGGAGCTGCTCGCTCGGCTCGTCGACCTGAACTACGAGCGCAACGACGTGGACTTCACGCAGGGCACCTTCCGCGTGCGGGGCGACACCGTCGAGATCTACCCGATGTACGGGCGGTACGCGGTGCGCGTGGAGCTGTGGGGCGACGAGATCGACCGGATGATCAAGGTCGACCCGATGAAAGGCGAGGTCGTGAGCGAGGAGCCCGCGGTGATGCTCCACCCCGCCGAGCACTACTCGATCCCCGACGACAAGCTGGAGCAGGCGATCGCGGAGATCGAGGACCTGATGGAGAAGCGGGTGAGCTACTTCGAGCGGCAGGGCGACCTCGTCGCCGCCCAGCGCATCGAGGAGCGCACCACCTTCGACGTCGAGATGCTCCGCGAGGCGGGCTACTGCTCGGGGATCGAGAACTACTCGGTCCACATGGACGACCGCGAGTCGGGCGACGCCCCGTACACCCTCCTCGACTACTTCCCCGACGACTTCCTCACCGTGATCGACGAGTCCCACCAGACGATTCCCCAAATTAAGGGGCAGTACGAGGGGGACAAGTCCCGGAAGGACTCGCTGGTCGAGAACGGGTTCCGGCTCCCGACCGCCTACGACAACCGCCCGCTCACCTTCGAGGAGTTCGAGGGGAAGACGGACCGAACCCTCTACGTCTCCGCGACCCCCGGTGACTACGAGCGCGAGACCTCCGACCGGATCGTCGAGCAGATCGTCCGGCCGACCCACCTCGTCGATCCCAAGGTGGAGGTGACGGAGGCGACCGGACAGGTCGAGGACCTCTTAGGGCGGGTCGACGAGCGGATCGAGCGCGACGAACGCGTGCTCGTCACCACCCTGACGAAGCGGATGGCCGAGGACCTCACGGAGTACTTCGAGGAGGCCGGGATCGACGTGGCGTACATGCACGACGAGACGGACACCCTCGAACGCCACGAGATCATCCGCGACCTCCGGCTCGGCAACATCGACGTGCTCGTCGGGATCAACCTGCTCCGCGAGGGGCTCGACATCCCGGAGGTGAGCCTCGTCGCTATCCTCGACGCCGATCAGGAGGGATTCTTACGCTCGACGACGACCCTCGTCCAGACGATGGGCCGGGCCGCCCGCAATGTCAACGGCGAGGTCGTCCTCTACGCCGACCGGATGACCGACTCGATGGAGGCTGCCATCGAGGAGACCCAGCGCCGCCGCGAGATCCAGCTGGAGTACAACGCCGAGCACGGCTACGAGGCGACGACGATCGACAAGCCGGTCGGCGAGACGAACCTCCCCGGCTCGAAGACGGACACCTCGGGAGTCAGCGTCGGCGACGTGGAGAGCGAGGACGAGGCCGAAGCGCAGATCGAGGCGCTCGAAGAGCGCATGGACGAGGCGGCGAGCAACCTGGAGTTCGAACTCGCCGCGGACATCCGCGACCGGATCGCCGAGCTCCGCCGCGCCTTCGAGCTCGACGCCGACGACGGGGGCGTCCCCGCGCCGATGATCGACGAGTAG
- a CDS encoding SPFH domain-containing protein, with the protein MGTQGPRGDALELEDAVGGIPDAVWQYTALGAALLVGFALLSQSLVFGVAALAVLLAAVTVVSAVEIVDAYEKEALTVFGEYRKLLEPGVHLIPPFVSRTYAFDMRTQTIDVPSQSAITRDNSPVTADAVVYIKVMDAKKAFLEVDDFKNAVSNLAQTTLRAVLGDMELDDTLSRRDQINDRINEELDEPTDEWGIRVEAVEVREVSPSQEVQRAMEQQTGAERRRRAMILEAQGERRSAIEQAEGDKQSNIIRAQGEKQSQILEAQGDAISTVLRARSAESMGERAIIERGMETLEEIGKGESTTFVLPQELTSLVGRYGKALSGSDVQQMEGLEGKEFDEETEKLLGLEDIESALEQLDTVADSDLRTDETRDADTARDVDLARQEEETREAERDIELEAESERPGT; encoded by the coding sequence ATGGGAACTCAAGGTCCGCGCGGCGACGCCCTCGAGCTGGAGGACGCGGTGGGGGGTATCCCGGACGCCGTCTGGCAGTACACGGCGCTCGGCGCCGCCCTCCTCGTCGGTTTCGCCCTCCTCAGCCAGAGCCTCGTATTCGGCGTCGCGGCGCTCGCGGTGTTGCTGGCGGCCGTCACGGTCGTCAGCGCGGTCGAGATCGTCGACGCCTACGAGAAGGAGGCGCTCACGGTGTTCGGCGAGTACCGGAAGCTGCTGGAGCCGGGCGTCCACCTCATCCCGCCGTTCGTCTCGCGGACGTACGCGTTCGACATGCGGACGCAGACGATCGACGTGCCGAGCCAGTCGGCGATCACGCGGGACAACTCGCCGGTGACGGCGGACGCGGTCGTCTACATCAAGGTGATGGACGCCAAGAAGGCCTTCTTGGAGGTCGACGACTTCAAGAACGCCGTCTCGAACCTCGCGCAGACCACGCTCCGCGCCGTCCTCGGCGACATGGAGCTCGACGACACGCTCTCCCGACGCGACCAGATCAACGACCGCATCAACGAGGAGTTAGACGAGCCGACCGACGAGTGGGGGATCCGCGTCGAGGCCGTCGAGGTCCGCGAGGTGAGCCCCTCACAGGAGGTCCAGCGCGCGATGGAGCAGCAGACCGGCGCCGAGCGCCGACGCCGCGCGATGATCCTGGAAGCGCAGGGGGAACGCCGCTCGGCGATCGAACAGGCCGAGGGGGACAAACAGTCGAACATCATCCGCGCGCAGGGGGAAAAGCAGAGCCAGATCCTGGAGGCGCAGGGGGACGCGATCTCGACGGTGTTGCGGGCTCGCTCCGCGGAATCGATGGGCGAGCGCGCCATCATCGAGCGCGGCATGGAGACCCTCGAAGAGATCGGAAAGGGCGAGTCCACCACGTTCGTCCTCCCGCAGGAGCTCACCAGCCTCGTCGGCCGCTACGGCAAGGCGCTCTCCGGCTCCGACGTCCAGCAGATGGAGGGGTTAGAGGGGAAGGAGTTCGACGAGGAGACGGAGAAGCTCCTCGGGTTAGAAGATATCGAGAGCGCCCTCGAACAGCTCGACACGGTGGCCGACAGCGACCTGCGGACCGACGAGACCCGCGACGCGGACACGGCTCGCGACGTCGACCTCGCCCGTCAGGAGGAGGAGACCCGCGAGGCCGAGCGGGACATCGAGCTGGAGGCCGAGAGCGAGCGGCCGGGGACGTAA
- a CDS encoding ABC transporter ATP-binding protein — protein MTAIELRGVRKEFGDVTAVRDLDLTVREGEVYGFLGPNGAGKSTTIDMLLDLVRPTAGTVRVLGRDATSDGVAIRRRTGVLPDGFSVYNRLSGRKHVEFAVRSKEADDDPDALLERVGLLDDADRKAGGYSKGMRQRLALAMALVGEPDLLVLDEPSSGLDPAGAKEMREIVEREADRGATVFFSSHILEQVDAVCDRVGILRDGELVAEDSVEGLREAVGGEETLEIAVGDATDADGAGDAAVEAVRAVEGVSRVDRDGDALVVSCADGAKTRVIAALEDAGVDVADFHTREASLEDLFLAYTEGDSPSADPGGEGADAAGATDAADEEVDR, from the coding sequence ATGACCGCCATCGAGCTGCGTGGCGTGCGGAAGGAGTTCGGCGACGTCACGGCCGTTCGTGACCTCGACCTCACCGTGCGAGAGGGAGAGGTGTACGGGTTCCTCGGGCCGAACGGCGCCGGCAAGTCGACGACGATCGACATGCTGCTCGACCTCGTCCGCCCCACCGCGGGCACGGTGCGCGTGCTCGGACGGGACGCCACGAGCGACGGGGTCGCGATCCGGCGGCGGACCGGCGTGCTCCCGGACGGATTCTCGGTGTACAACCGGCTCTCCGGGCGGAAACACGTCGAGTTCGCTGTCCGATCGAAAGAGGCCGACGACGACCCCGACGCCCTCCTAGAGAGGGTGGGACTGCTCGACGACGCCGACCGCAAGGCCGGCGGCTACTCGAAGGGGATGCGCCAGCGGCTCGCCTTGGCGATGGCGCTCGTCGGCGAGCCCGACCTGCTCGTCCTCGACGAGCCCTCCTCGGGGCTCGACCCCGCGGGCGCGAAGGAGATGCGAGAGATCGTCGAACGCGAGGCCGACCGCGGCGCGACCGTCTTCTTCTCCTCGCACATCCTCGAACAGGTCGACGCCGTCTGCGACCGAGTTGGCATCCTCCGCGACGGCGAGCTCGTTGCCGAGGACTCCGTCGAGGGGCTCCGCGAGGCCGTCGGCGGCGAGGAGACGCTGGAGATCGCCGTGGGCGACGCGACCGACGCGGACGGGGCGGGCGACGCGGCCGTCGAGGCTGTCCGCGCGGTCGAGGGCGTCAGCCGCGTCGACCGCGACGGCGACGCGCTCGTCGTGAGCTGCGCCGACGGCGCGAAGACGCGCGTCATCGCCGCGCTGGAGGACGCCGGTGTCGACGTCGCCGACTTCCACACCCGGGAGGCGTCGCTGGAGGACCTCTTCTTGGCGTACACGGAGGGCGACTCGCCGAGCGCGGACCCGGGAGGCGAGGGCGCCGACGCGGCCGGCGCTACCGACGCCGCCGACGAGGAGGTGGACCGATGA